The genomic interval GTCAACCGTGTATTCCTGCGGGATGGCGTGGATAATTTCCCTTTCCGCCGGAATCAAGAGGGCGTTTGCCGACTCTATGACTCTATCGATATCCTTGGGGGTCACCTCCTTTTCCCGCAGGGTGACCATTCCGTGCCCGTTCATTCCTTTTATATGCCCGCCCGCTATTCCTACTATGACCTCCTTTATCACATGTCCGGACATGTGTTCGGCTTTCTCGACTGCGTTTTGTATGGAGTCCACGGTTTTCTCTATGTTGACCACTACCCCCCTTTTGAGCCCGTGGGAGGGGTGGTTACCGACGCCGATTATCTCGGTTTCGCCGCTTGGATCGGATTCTCCAACCACTACGGAGACTTTTGTTGTTCCTATGTCGAGACCAACTATCGGTAGCGAGCTGTTTTTTCTCTGTGCCATTTCGTGATGTTAGGAATCGTAGCCTATTACGCCTACCTCGCCCGAGCTTATGTCTATGTCTTTTTCCACTAGGTTGTTCTTGCGCGAGTGAACTATTATCCTCTCAACCTTGTGCCACTTGCTTTTCATGTTGTTTTTCCCGAAGGTTACGAACCTGCGGTCAAGGGTTAAGAGCTTGATGCCGAAGTTTTCTTCTACTACTACCTCCGAAATCTCCGACCAGCCAAGAGCCGGACTTGACTTGGAGAGGTTGAGAATCTCGATTGCTTGGAGCATGAGACCTGGACTGACTTCCTCTTTGCTTGAGATAACCGGAAAATCAAGACCTTGCGACGGTTCTGCTAGGCCTAGCCGTTTTCCCGTTACGTCTATGTAGTGTGGCTTAGCCCCCTCCTGGGCCACTATGCAGAAAGGTTCGGTTTCGTAGATCTCAACTTTTATTTTTCCGTGAAGAAGCTTCTTCACCCGCACTTCGCTTACCCATGGATTCTCAAGGATCTCCTGCTTTGCTTTGGAAGTGGGAAACAGCATGGATGTTGACCCGGCTCTTATTCCGGAGCGTTTTATGATTTCCGAGGAACTTATCTTGCTGTTTCCTGTGATGACAACCTCCTTTACGGTAAGATGCTCCGACGGTTCTATTGCGAAAAGAGCAATTCCGCAAACCGAGAAGAAAAAGACCGCCGATATTCCCTTTGTCAGCATGTTCATGTGGCTCTCGCCTCCTTGCCCATTATTTCGACTTCGGGCTCAAGAGTTATGTTCCGTTCTTCCAACGCGGCTTCCCTCGCTTTCTCGATGAGCGTGATGATATCGTCGGCTTTTGCCCTGTTGAAGTTCACGATGAAATTCGCGTGGATTTCCGAGAACTTGGCTCCGCCGACGCAAAGCCCCTTGAATCCCAGCCCCTCGAGCAATTCTCCCGCACTGACCGTGGGCGGGTTCTTGAAGACCGAACCCGTGTTGGCCATTTTTACGGGCTGGGTCCTGTTTCTGTAAGCGAGGTACTGTCTCACGTTCTCCTCGCTTTTCTTCCTGTCTCCTTCGCGCAGTTCGAACACGGCTTTCGTGACTATGGCGCCCTCGGGCAGGTTGCTTTTCCTGTACTCGAAATTTACCTCCTCTCTTGACAGTTCTTTTTCCTCACCCTCGTGCCATACGTAAACTTTTTTTACCGCGTCCTTTATCTCTCCCCCGTTTGCGCCGGCGTTCATGTATATGCTTCCTCCGACCGTTCCAGGTATACCGGCGGCGAACTCGAACCCTGTGAGTCCGAGGCGGATCGATCTGTTCATTATGGATGAGAGCATTGCGCCGCATTCGGCTTCGACGCGCGTTCCGTCTATGCGTACTTCCTTTAGCTTTCTCGTGCTTATGACTACGCCGTCTATTCCCTGCTCGGTTATTATGGTGTTGGAACCGGCTCCGAGCACGGTGACTTTCTCCCCTGACTCGTGGCAGTGCCTTAGCAGTTCAAGGAAACTTTTCATGTTCTGTGGATACACGAGGCGTTTCGCCTCTCCACCGACTTTTATGTACAGGTATTTCCTCATCGGGTAGTTGTCCAGTATTTCAAGGTCGCTGTTTTGAGTTGAGTCGTTCATACGATCCGTTCTGCGATCCTGTCCCCGTACTTCCAGACGTTCCCGGCGCCCGAGGTAAGCAGGATATCCCCTTTTTTGAGTTCGTTTGCCATGCGGTCCACGAAAGCATCGGGGTCATCCACGTGACGTGCGTTCGAGTTGCCCGCTTTCTTTATGTCTTCGACTAGCTTTTCTGAAGTTATTCCCTTCACCGGTTTTTCCCCGGCGGGATATATATCAAGAACGTATAGGTGTTTTATTTTTCCTAAAACCCTGACAAAATCGTTGTAAAGAAGCTTTGTCCTAGAAAATCTGTGGGGCTGGAAGAGAAGAATCGGTTCTTGGGAAAACGCTGCCTTAAGAGCTTCTATAGTGACTTCCAGCTCACTCGGGTGATGCCCGTAATCGTCTATTATCTTTACACCTTTCTTCTCACTTTTCAACTGCAGTCTTCTTTCCGTGCCCTCAAAGGTCGCAAGACCCTCTTTTATCTTCTCGAAACTGAAGCCGAACTCCATTCCCACGGCTATTGCGGCCAGGGAATTTAGGGCGTTATGGGCTCCCAGAGTGCTGAGATCCACCTCTCCGAGCAGGTAACCTCCGTATGTTACTTCAAACGATGTCCGCAGCTTGGAAAAGCGTATGTTCTCGGCCATTAGATCCGCGGGGCTGTTTATTCCGTAAGTCAGTATTTTTTTGTTGAATTCCCTGCTTATCCTTGCGGTTCTCGGACAGTCGGCGCATGTTACCGCGAGTCCGTAGAAGGGGATTTTGTGCAGGAAGTTGGAGAAGGCAAGCTCGAGGGCCTTCATGTCTCCGTAGTAATCAAGGTGCTCTTTGTCGATATTTGTGAGCACCGTGACGACCGGAGAGAGTTTTTCGAATGATCCGTCGCTCTCATCGGCTTCCACTACCATGAAACGTCCGGTTCCAAGGTGGGCGTTTGAGTCTATGGTCCGCAGCTTTCCTCCTACCACTATGGTTGGATCGGCACCGCAGTGGGAAAGCACCGACGCTATCATGGAGGACGTGGTGGTTTTTCCGTGGCTTCCGGCTACTGCGATGCCGAACTTGAGTCTCATCAGTTCTGCGAGCATTTCCGCCCTGGGTATGAGGGGAACCCTGGCCGCGGCGGCGGCGATCATCTCGGGATTGTCCTTCCTGATGGCCGATGAGTATACGACCACCTCGCTCCCCTTGATATTCTCCGAGCTGTGACCCGTGTGAACGACGGCTCCCAGAGAAGCCAGCCGTCGGGTTATCTGGGTTTCCGCGAGATCGGAACCGCTTACCTCAAGACCCATGTTGATCAGCACTTCGGCTATGCCGCTCATTCCTATGCCGCCTATACCGATGAAATGAACTTTCTTTATCTTGCCGTACATTCGATTACCCGATTATATCCTCGATTTCGTTTACAATTTCCCGGGCGGCGTGTGGCCGCGCGAGTTTTCTCGAGTTTTCCGCCATGCGATCGAGGGTTTCCTGCTCAAGGGTTTTCTCAATAACCGCGCAAAGACCTTCGACCGAAAGTTCCTTTTCCTCAACCACCGTTGCCGCCGCGTTTGACTCTAGGATCCTGGCGTTTTTCAGCTGGTGGTCATGCGTGGAGGAGGCAAGCGGGATCAGTATTGACGGTATGCCGAACGCCGTTATCTCGGACAGCGTTCCGGAGCCGGCCCTGCAGATCACGAGATCCGTTTTTTCATATATCCGCGACATGTCGTCTGTAAATCCGAACACTTCGGCCGAAATGCCGAGCTGACGGTAGGTTTCCCTCACGTTTTCTGTGTGTGCTTCCCCGGTCTGATGGGTCACGTCTACCCGGGTGCCGAGTTTTGCCAGTGACTGGGGAACGATTTCGTTCAGTTTCCGTGCTCCCTGGCTTCCTCCGAGTACGAATACGTTTCGCTGGGCGCTTTGGCGGGCTTTCTTCTCCACGGCCCCATGTGCGAGATCACGTCTTATGGGATTTCCGGTGAGCACGGTTTTTTTAGCCGGAAGATGCTCTTTGCTTTCTTCGAAAGTTATGAATATCTTGCCGACGAACCTCGAGAGGATTCTGTTGGCAAGCCCCGGGACGCAGTTCTGTTCGCAAACGGCGGTCGGAATGGAACTTATCGAGGCGCAAAGCAGGGTAGGTCCGGATGCGTATCCACCGACTCCTATAACTACATCGGGCCTGAAATCCCTGAGTATCCTGAGGGAACTCAGCATCGCTCCTAGTATTGAAATCACCGCTATCACCTTCTGGGAGAAACTTTTCCCTACAATTCCCCTTGATTTTATGAATTCGACTCTATATCCCTTCTCTCGAAGAATCCTTTTTTCGATTCCCTGTTCGGTGCCCACGAACATGACCTCGTTTCCGCTGTTTCTCTCAAGTATTTCCTCCGCGATTGATATCGCGGGAAAAACATGTCCTCCTGTTCCTCCTCCGGCTATTATCACTCTCATCGTTCCTTAGCACTGAATCTAGAAACGCTCAGGATGATTCCGAACGCCGCAAGCGTCGATACAAGAGAGCTTCCTCCGTAGCTTACAAGAGGCAGCGTCAGCCCCGTGGTGGGGAAGAGGCCGACCGCAACTCCCATGTTGAGCGCCGCCTGGAGCGTTATGAGCGCCGTGAAACCGAATACCATGTATCTTGAGAAAGGATCTTCCGCCCGCATGGATATCCTTACGCACCTTCCCAGAATCATAAGAAAAAGCACGATTAGCGTCATTACCCCTATGAATCCGAATTCCTCGCCTATTATCGAAAAGATGAAATCCGTGTGGGCCTGGGGAAGGAAAAGCAGTTTCTGGGAACTGTTTCCGAGCCCGCTTCCGTATATTCCGCCGAGACCGAAAGCCATGAACGACTGAACAGCTTGGTATCCCGAGCCGAGGGGGTCTTTCCACGGGTCAAGAAAGGACATTATTCTCTCCATTCTGTAACCCTCTTTGATGATAGCCAGTACGAGCAGTCCCACGGCCCCGATTCCGATGCTGAGCAGGTGCCGGAGTTTTGCTCCTCCGACAAAGAGCATTATGAAAAGAATTGCCAGAACGAGGAAAGAGGTTCCGAGGTCTGGCCCGGCCAGGATAAGTCCCACGTAGGCGCCACCGGCAAGCAAGGGAGAAAAGATGCCGATCCAAAAACTGTCCATCTTGTCCTCCTTCTTGAACAAGAAGTGCGCCATGTAGATGACCAGCATGTACTTGCAGAGCTCAGACGGCTGAAACGAGAATCCCCAGACCGAAATCCACCTTCTTCCCCCGCCGACTTCCTTTCCTATCTCGGGCAAAAGCACGATTACGAGTAAAGCGAGTCCGAGCAGGTAACCCGGGTAAACCAGCTTTCTTACAAAAGACGGCTTCACGTGCATCAATGTCACCATGGCCGTTATTCCAACGAGAAGATATATGACGTGGAATTTGAGAAACCGCATCGAGTTGTTATAGGTTTCAAGCGAGTATATGGAGCTTGAGTTGTATACGGCCACCACCCCGATTCCCGCCACTATGAGGACGAGCCCGAGGAGCAGTACGTCAAAATCCCTGTTTTTGAAATCAAACACCTCTTACGACCTCCTTAAACAGATTTCCCCTTTCCTCGTATGAGCTGAACATGTCAAAACTTGAACACCCGGGCGAAAACAGGAGCGTGTCTCCGGCATTGGACAGTTCAAAAGCGTTTTGCGTCGCCTCTTTCAGGGAGTCCGCGCATGTTGTCTGCGCTAGGTCGCCCAGCTGGGCGCGCATTTTCTCTCTTGTCTCCCCTATCAGGACCAGGGCTTTTACCTTGCTTGCCACTGCGTCCTTAAGGCAGTTGTAGTCGATTCCTTTGTCCTTTCCTCCGGCAACCAGTATGATCGGTGAGGGGAGGCTCTCAATTGCTCTCAGAGTGGCAAATGGAGTTGTGGATTTTGAGTCGTTGTACACATCTACCCCCCTTGTTGTCAGCACGAATTCCATTCTGTGCGGAAGCGGGCGGAATTCGTTTATGCTTTTCTGCACCGGATCCCACTGACAGCCCAGCACTCCCGCAACGGCCACCGCTGCCATTATGTTTTCCTTGTTATGTTCTCCGACAAGCGCCGAGTTCCGAAGATAGAAGGAAAGTTCTCCGAACACTATTTCATCTTCCTTGCAGTAGACGTCGGTTTTCTCTTGCCCGATTCCGAAAGATATTTTTTTTGCCCTGAAGCTGTCCGAGCCCTTAAGCACCGCCGGATCGTCCGCATTGAATACTGCCCAGTCACTTTCTTTCTGGTTTGCGAAAAGCCCGAGCTTAGCCGCTTCGTATTCTTCCATGCTCGAATGGTGGTCCAGGTGGTTCGGTGATATGTTGAGGATTACCGCGACGTGGGGAGAGAAATCCTTTATTCCCTGGAGCTGAAAGCTGCTGAGTTCAAGCAGCAGGAAGTCGTATTCGTCGTCTTTTTCAGCTACCGATATAAGGGGCGTTCCTATATTTCCTCCCGTAAAGATTTTTATTCCGCTTCGTTTGAGCATTTCCGAGAGAAGGGACGTGGTCGTTGTCTTTCCGTTTGTTCCCGTTATGCCTATTACCGGTTTTGATAAGAAGTTCCACGCAAGCTCGATTTCGCTTATTATCGTTTTTCCCGCTACTCGGGCGTTCCTGATCTCGGGAAGATCGAACCTTACCCCTGGACTCAGTACTATCGTATCGGCCCATTCGAAGAATTTGGGCGCGTGAGTCCCGCAGCGGATTTCCACGCCTCCCGCCGCGAGTTTTTCCACCACGGGTCCGAGTTCCCCGGCTTCCCTCGAGTCTGTTGCTTTCACCGAGGCTCCTTTGGAGTGGAGGAATTTTGAAGTTTCTACTCCGGTTATCCCGAGCCCCACGATCAAGAATCTGTTTTCGTCGAGATCCATTTGGTCACCTTATCTTTAGACTTGAAAGAGCGAGAATAGAAAGAACCACGCATATTATCCAGAAACGCACCACCACCTTCGACTCTGCCCATCCGGCAAGCTCGAAATGGTGATGAAGGGGCGTCATCCTGAAAACTCTCTTGCCTGTAGAGCGAAACGAAATCACCTGGATTATCACCGAGAGCGTTTCCACGAAGAATATTCCCCCTGCCACTATCAGGAGTATTTCCTGCTTTATCATCAGGGCGCTGAATCCTATAGCCGCTCCCAGCGAAAGGGAACCCACGTCTCCCATGAACACCTCGGCCGGGTGGGAGTTGTACCAGAGAAACCCCAGGCATGCTCCTCCGACCGCCGCGAGAAAAATGGCCAATTCCCCGGCTCCCTGCACGTGCGGGATCTGTAGGTAGCTTGCAAACTGCAGGTTTCCGGCGAGATAGGCGAAGATTATGTAGGTGGTGGTTACGATAGCGATCGAACCTATGGCCAGACCGTCAAGACCGTCGGTGAGATTCACCGCGTTTGAGGAACCTACGGTGACCAGAAGAGCGAAAAGTATGTAGAGATACCCAAGATCCACAACTGCCTGCTTTATGAACGGAAACACCACCGAGGTCGAGGAATACACCGCGCTTTCACCGGCTCTCATGGACATTGAAAAACTTCCGCTTTCGTTCATGCAGAGAATGACCACGAAAGTCACGGCTATGAGCGTCTGGCAGAGAAACTTTACTCTTGCCCTTATACCTTTTCCTCTCTTTATCTTCATGAAATCATCGAAAAATCCCAGAATGGCAAAGCTTGCCGTGAACAGAAGCACGAGCATGACTTTGTCTATGAGGAAGTTCGTCCAGAGAAGGGATGAGATCATTATGGCCATTACGATGAATATGCCCCCCATCGTTGGAGTACCGGCTTTTACGCCGTGACTGCTGGGTCCTTCTTTGCGAATGGTCTCTTGGAACTGCGCCGCTTTTAGCAGGTCAATAAGCTTTTTCCCGAGGAAGACGCAGAGGACAAACGAAGTCAGCCCGGCCCCAAAAGAGCGGAAAGTTATATACTTGAAAACATTTAAGAAAATAAAGTCGTCTTTTAGAAGATGCAGAAAGTAGAGCATGATTTATTTTTCGTAAAGCATCTGTATTACCGTTTCCATCTTCATTCCCCGGGACCCCTTCACAAGCACCAGGTCGTCCTCTCGGCACGCGTCAAGAAGCAGGGCCGCTGCCTCCTGCGGGCTCTCCGCCACGTGACATGCCGTCTGCCCTCGTACGGACGATACAAGCGACCGGGAGAATTCTCCCATGGCTACTACCATATGAAGACCTAGCTTCGAGATATGTTCCCCGATCATTTGGTGTTCTTTTTCGCTGTTTTCTCCCAGCTCAAGCATGTCCCCAAGAACCGCTACCGCCTTCGCCTTGCCGCGCCGGTGGGCGACGAGTTCATCGAGCGCCGCGCGCATCGAGTCGGGATTTGCGTTATATGAGTCGTTTATGACTCTGAAGCCGAAAGGGGTACGGATAACCTCAAGGCGCATGGCGGAGGGAACGTATTTCTCAAGACCTGCCAGTATCTCGCTCATTCCGCATCCGAGAGAATACGCAAGAGCGGAGGAGGAAAGGGCATTTGAAACATTGTGAGTTCCTATTCCCCTTATTCTCGCTCTGGCGGACTGCTTGCCTATGTGTATCGTGAATTCGATGGACTCCATTTCCTCGTGGCTGATGTCGTCTGCCCTTATGAAAGCCTCCGGAGAGGCAACCCCGTACGTGACCTTCCGGCAGCGCACGCGGGCCGCTATCTTCTCCACCCAGGGATCGTCAATGTTTACGCAGAAAGTGTTTTCCTCTCCGAAGTTTTCAACCAGTTCTCCTTTAGCCCTTGCGACTCCTTCCAGGTTTTTCATTCCCTCCAGGTGAGCTTTTCCTACAGTGGTGATCGTTCCCACATCGGGCGAGGCGATATCCGCGAGGGTTCTTATTTCTCCGAAAGAGTTCATCCCCATCTCGAGCACGCAGAAATCGTGGCTTTTCTCCAGTTTCAGAAGGTTGAGCGGAAGACCTATCTGATTGTTTAGGTTGCCGTGGGTGCTGAGCACGCTGCCTGATACGGACAGTATGCTGTGGGTCATGTTCTTGGTTGTAGTTTTTCCGTTCGAACCCGTAATGGCGGCGACTTTCAGGTCGGGAAACGAATTTCTCCAGTGTCTTGACATCTCGAGGAGGGCTTTTTGCGTGGATTCGACTTTTATTATCGCACCGCAGTTGCGTTTTGAGTCCTGTATTTGCGGGTATTTTTCCACTATCGCTCCCGCGGAGCCTTTTTCAAAAGCCTCGGCGACGTAATCGTGCCCGTCAAAATTGGGCCCCTCTATGGCGACGAAGAGCTGGTTTTTCTCTATATTTCTGGAATCGATGGAGACCCCCGAAGCTCCAACCGGCATCTTGCCGCCGACGAGGCTCCCTCCCGTGGAATTTAACAGAAAGTCAAGGCTGAATCTCAAAGTTCTCTCCTTTCCCTGGCTTCAAGGTGTTTTTCTGCGATCTCCCTGTCGTCAAAATGAATTTTCTCAGTGCCGATTATCTGGTAGTTCTCATGACCTTTTCCCGCTATAAGGACCGTGTCTCCAGGTACGGCCTTATCCACGGCGTTCTTTATGGCTTCCTCCCTTTCGGTTATTACCACTACCCCCGGGTCCTGGGGGTCTACCCCCTCGGTCATATCCTCTATTATCCTCTCCGGATCCTCCGTTCTGGGGTTATCCGAAGTCACTATCAGCATGTC from Candidatus Dadabacteria bacterium carries:
- a CDS encoding FtsQ-type POTRA domain-containing protein — its product is MNMLTKGISAVFFFSVCGIALFAIEPSEHLTVKEVVITGNSKISSSEIIKRSGIRAGSTSMLFPTSKAKQEILENPWVSEVRVKKLLHGKIKVEIYETEPFCIVAQEGAKPHYIDVTGKRLGLAEPSQGLDFPVISSKEEVSPGLMLQAIEILNLSKSSPALGWSEISEVVVEENFGIKLLTLDRRFVTFGKNNMKSKWHKVERIIVHSRKNNLVEKDIDISSGEVGVIGYDS
- a CDS encoding UDP-N-acetylmuramoyl-tripeptide--D-alanyl-D-alanine ligase; protein product: MRFSLDFLLNSTGGSLVGGKMPVGASGVSIDSRNIEKNQLFVAIEGPNFDGHDYVAEAFEKGSAGAIVEKYPQIQDSKRNCGAIIKVESTQKALLEMSRHWRNSFPDLKVAAITGSNGKTTTKNMTHSILSVSGSVLSTHGNLNNQIGLPLNLLKLEKSHDFCVLEMGMNSFGEIRTLADIASPDVGTITTVGKAHLEGMKNLEGVARAKGELVENFGEENTFCVNIDDPWVEKIAARVRCRKVTYGVASPEAFIRADDISHEEMESIEFTIHIGKQSARARIRGIGTHNVSNALSSSALAYSLGCGMSEILAGLEKYVPSAMRLEVIRTPFGFRVINDSYNANPDSMRAALDELVAHRRGKAKAVAVLGDMLELGENSEKEHQMIGEHISKLGLHMVVAMGEFSRSLVSSVRGQTACHVAESPQEAAALLLDACREDDLVLVKGSRGMKMETVIQMLYEK
- the murD gene encoding UDP-N-acetylmuramoyl-L-alanine--D-glutamate ligase, whose product is MDLDENRFLIVGLGITGVETSKFLHSKGASVKATDSREAGELGPVVEKLAAGGVEIRCGTHAPKFFEWADTIVLSPGVRFDLPEIRNARVAGKTIISEIELAWNFLSKPVIGITGTNGKTTTTSLLSEMLKRSGIKIFTGGNIGTPLISVAEKDDEYDFLLLELSSFQLQGIKDFSPHVAVILNISPNHLDHHSSMEEYEAAKLGLFANQKESDWAVFNADDPAVLKGSDSFRAKKISFGIGQEKTDVYCKEDEIVFGELSFYLRNSALVGEHNKENIMAAVAVAGVLGCQWDPVQKSINEFRPLPHRMEFVLTTRGVDVYNDSKSTTPFATLRAIESLPSPIILVAGGKDKGIDYNCLKDAVASKVKALVLIGETREKMRAQLGDLAQTTCADSLKEATQNAFELSNAGDTLLFSPGCSSFDMFSSYEERGNLFKEVVRGV
- the murB gene encoding UDP-N-acetylmuramate dehydrogenase; protein product: MNDSTQNSDLEILDNYPMRKYLYIKVGGEAKRLVYPQNMKSFLELLRHCHESGEKVTVLGAGSNTIITEQGIDGVVISTRKLKEVRIDGTRVEAECGAMLSSIMNRSIRLGLTGFEFAAGIPGTVGGSIYMNAGANGGEIKDAVKKVYVWHEGEEKELSREEVNFEYRKSNLPEGAIVTKAVFELREGDRKKSEENVRQYLAYRNRTQPVKMANTGSVFKNPPTVSAGELLEGLGFKGLCVGGAKFSEIHANFIVNFNRAKADDIITLIEKAREAALEERNITLEPEVEIMGKEARAT
- the murG gene encoding undecaprenyldiphospho-muramoylpentapeptide beta-N-acetylglucosaminyltransferase, producing the protein MIIAGGGTGGHVFPAISIAEEILERNSGNEVMFVGTEQGIEKRILREKGYRVEFIKSRGIVGKSFSQKVIAVISILGAMLSSLRILRDFRPDVVIGVGGYASGPTLLCASISSIPTAVCEQNCVPGLANRILSRFVGKIFITFEESKEHLPAKKTVLTGNPIRRDLAHGAVEKKARQSAQRNVFVLGGSQGARKLNEIVPQSLAKLGTRVDVTHQTGEAHTENVRETYRQLGISAEVFGFTDDMSRIYEKTDLVICRAGSGTLSEITAFGIPSILIPLASSTHDHQLKNARILESNAAATVVEEKELSVEGLCAVIEKTLEQETLDRMAENSRKLARPHAAREIVNEIEDIIG
- the murC gene encoding UDP-N-acetylmuramate--L-alanine ligase, which codes for MYGKIKKVHFIGIGGIGMSGIAEVLINMGLEVSGSDLAETQITRRLASLGAVVHTGHSSENIKGSEVVVYSSAIRKDNPEMIAAAAARVPLIPRAEMLAELMRLKFGIAVAGSHGKTTTSSMIASVLSHCGADPTIVVGGKLRTIDSNAHLGTGRFMVVEADESDGSFEKLSPVVTVLTNIDKEHLDYYGDMKALELAFSNFLHKIPFYGLAVTCADCPRTARISREFNKKILTYGINSPADLMAENIRFSKLRTSFEVTYGGYLLGEVDLSTLGAHNALNSLAAIAVGMEFGFSFEKIKEGLATFEGTERRLQLKSEKKGVKIIDDYGHHPSELEVTIEALKAAFSQEPILLFQPHRFSRTKLLYNDFVRVLGKIKHLYVLDIYPAGEKPVKGITSEKLVEDIKKAGNSNARHVDDPDAFVDRMANELKKGDILLTSGAGNVWKYGDRIAERIV
- the mraY gene encoding phospho-N-acetylmuramoyl-pentapeptide-transferase; amino-acid sequence: MLYFLHLLKDDFIFLNVFKYITFRSFGAGLTSFVLCVFLGKKLIDLLKAAQFQETIRKEGPSSHGVKAGTPTMGGIFIVMAIMISSLLWTNFLIDKVMLVLLFTASFAILGFFDDFMKIKRGKGIRARVKFLCQTLIAVTFVVILCMNESGSFSMSMRAGESAVYSSTSVVFPFIKQAVVDLGYLYILFALLVTVGSSNAVNLTDGLDGLAIGSIAIVTTTYIIFAYLAGNLQFASYLQIPHVQGAGELAIFLAAVGGACLGFLWYNSHPAEVFMGDVGSLSLGAAIGFSALMIKQEILLIVAGGIFFVETLSVIIQVISFRSTGKRVFRMTPLHHHFELAGWAESKVVVRFWIICVVLSILALSSLKIR
- the ftsW gene encoding putative lipid II flippase FtsW, translating into MFDFKNRDFDVLLLGLVLIVAGIGVVAVYNSSSIYSLETYNNSMRFLKFHVIYLLVGITAMVTLMHVKPSFVRKLVYPGYLLGLALLVIVLLPEIGKEVGGGRRWISVWGFSFQPSELCKYMLVIYMAHFLFKKEDKMDSFWIGIFSPLLAGGAYVGLILAGPDLGTSFLVLAILFIMLFVGGAKLRHLLSIGIGAVGLLVLAIIKEGYRMERIMSFLDPWKDPLGSGYQAVQSFMAFGLGGIYGSGLGNSSQKLLFLPQAHTDFIFSIIGEEFGFIGVMTLIVLFLMILGRCVRISMRAEDPFSRYMVFGFTALITLQAALNMGVAVGLFPTTGLTLPLVSYGGSSLVSTLAAFGIILSVSRFSAKER